In one Cronobacter dublinensis subsp. dublinensis LMG 23823 genomic region, the following are encoded:
- the araC gene encoding arabinose operon transcriptional regulator AraC, whose translation MAETQNDPLLPGYSFNAHLVAGLTPIESDSYLDFFIDRPLGMKGFILNLTVRGEGVVKNQGKEFLCRPGDMLLFPPGEVHHYGRSPEAKEWYHQWVYFRPRAYWHEWLNWPAIFGQTGFYRPDEAHHEQFSALFQAIIDAAQGPGRYAELLAINLLEQLLLRRVEAISESLKAPLDSRVRDACQYISDHLADSHFDIASVAQHVCLSPSRLSHLFRQQLGVSVLSWREDQRISQAKLLLSTTRMPIASVGRNVGFEDQLYFSRVFKKCTGASPSEFRAGCE comes from the coding sequence ATGGCTGAAACGCAAAACGATCCTCTGCTGCCCGGTTACTCGTTCAACGCCCACCTGGTGGCCGGACTGACGCCGATTGAGTCCGACAGCTATCTCGATTTCTTTATCGACCGGCCGCTCGGTATGAAAGGCTTTATTCTCAACCTGACGGTGCGCGGCGAAGGCGTGGTGAAAAATCAGGGTAAGGAATTTCTCTGCCGCCCCGGCGATATGCTGCTCTTCCCGCCTGGCGAAGTGCATCACTATGGCCGCAGCCCGGAGGCGAAAGAGTGGTATCACCAGTGGGTCTACTTCCGCCCGCGCGCCTACTGGCATGAATGGCTGAACTGGCCGGCGATTTTCGGCCAGACCGGGTTTTATCGCCCCGATGAAGCGCATCACGAGCAGTTCTCGGCGCTGTTTCAGGCGATCATCGACGCCGCTCAGGGGCCGGGGCGCTATGCCGAGCTGCTGGCTATCAACCTGCTGGAGCAACTGCTGCTGCGCCGCGTCGAGGCTATCAGCGAATCGCTGAAGGCGCCGCTCGACAGCCGGGTGCGCGACGCCTGTCAGTACATCAGCGATCATCTGGCCGACAGCCATTTTGATATCGCAAGCGTCGCGCAGCACGTCTGTCTGTCGCCGTCGCGCCTGTCGCATCTCTTCCGCCAGCAGCTGGGCGTCAGCGTGCTGAGCTGGCGCGAGGATCAGCGCATCAGCCAGGCGAAGCTGCTGCTCAGCACCACGCGTATGCCGATTGCGAGTGTCGGACGCAATGTCGGGTTTGAAGATCAGCTCTATTTCTCGCGCGTCTTTAAAAAATGCACCGGGGCGAGCCCGAGCGAATTCCGCGCCGGATGTGAGTAA
- a CDS encoding DedA family protein, translating to MEALLEHFITQSVAYSLIAIALVAFLESLALVGLLLPGTVLMAALGALIGSGEVNFYQAWAVGIIGCLLGDWISFWLGWRFKKPLHRWSFLKKHKALLDKTEHALHQHSLFTILVGRFVGPTRPLVPMVAGMLDLPVRKFLVPNLLGCLLWPPFYFLPGILAGAAIDIPPEMKSAAFKWLLGGVALLIWLAAWLLWRWWRSGKTEDRLTRYLPRARLHWLAPGVAVAAGVALFAIQSHPLMPVYRAILWKVVTGAQ from the coding sequence ATGGAAGCTTTGCTGGAACACTTTATCACTCAGTCAGTGGCGTATTCGCTGATTGCCATTGCGCTGGTAGCGTTCCTCGAATCTCTGGCGCTGGTCGGGCTGCTGCTGCCTGGCACCGTGCTGATGGCGGCGCTCGGCGCGCTCATCGGCAGCGGCGAGGTGAATTTCTACCAGGCCTGGGCGGTGGGAATTATCGGCTGCCTCCTCGGCGACTGGATCTCGTTCTGGCTCGGCTGGCGTTTTAAAAAGCCGCTGCATCGCTGGTCATTCCTGAAAAAACACAAGGCGCTGCTCGATAAAACTGAACACGCGCTGCATCAGCATAGCCTCTTTACCATTCTCGTCGGACGATTCGTCGGGCCGACGCGCCCGCTGGTGCCGATGGTGGCGGGCATGCTCGATCTACCGGTGCGTAAATTCCTGGTGCCGAATCTTCTCGGCTGCCTGCTCTGGCCGCCGTTCTATTTCCTGCCGGGTATCCTGGCAGGGGCCGCTATCGACATTCCGCCGGAGATGAAAAGCGCCGCGTTTAAATGGCTGTTAGGCGGGGTGGCGCTGCTGATATGGCTGGCCGCGTGGCTGCTGTGGCGCTGGTGGCGCAGCGGCAAAACCGAAGACCGCCTCACGCGCTATCTGCCGCGCGCGCGCCTGCACTGGCTGGCGCCCGGCGTGGCGGTGGCGGCGGGTGTGGCGCTGTTTGCAATTCAGAGCCATCCGCTGATGCCGGTCTATCGCGCGATCCTCTGGAAAGTAGTCACCGGCGCTCAGTGA
- the thiQ gene encoding thiamine ABC transporter ATP-binding protein ThiQ codes for MLTLTDLTWLYHHLPMRFTLDVRETERIAVLGPSGAGKSTLLNLIAGFLAPASGTLRLAGEDHTHTPPSQRPVSMLFQENNLFNHLTVRQNISLGLSPGLRLNAQQKRQVEEMAGKMAIGDLLERLPTALSGGQRQRVALARCLVRQRPILLLDEPFSALDPALRQEMLTLLEQLCEEDGTTLLMVSHSVEDAARIAPRSLVVVEGRIVWDGPTAQLLSGEASASALLGIAPH; via the coding sequence ATGCTGACACTGACTGATCTCACCTGGCTGTATCACCATCTGCCGATGCGCTTTACGCTCGACGTGCGCGAGACCGAGCGGATAGCGGTGCTGGGGCCAAGCGGCGCGGGCAAAAGCACGCTGCTCAACCTGATTGCCGGGTTTCTCGCCCCCGCGAGCGGCACGCTGCGCCTCGCGGGCGAAGATCATACCCACACGCCGCCGTCACAGCGCCCGGTGTCGATGCTGTTTCAGGAAAATAATCTGTTTAATCATCTGACGGTGCGCCAGAACATTAGCCTCGGGCTGTCGCCCGGCCTGCGCCTGAACGCGCAGCAGAAGCGTCAGGTGGAAGAGATGGCGGGTAAAATGGCGATTGGCGATCTGCTGGAGCGGCTGCCCACGGCGCTCTCCGGCGGCCAGCGTCAGCGGGTCGCGCTGGCGCGGTGTCTGGTGCGCCAGCGCCCGATTCTGCTGCTCGACGAGCCGTTTTCCGCGCTCGACCCGGCGCTGCGTCAGGAGATGCTGACGCTGCTGGAGCAACTCTGCGAGGAAGATGGCACAACGCTTCTGATGGTCTCACACAGCGTGGAGGACGCGGCGCGCATCGCCCCGCGCAGTCTGGTGGTCGTGGAAGGCAGAATCGTCTGGGACGGCCCCACCGCGCAACTGCTGAGCGGCGAGGCCAGCGCCTCAGCGCTGCTCGGCATTGCGCCTCACTGA
- the thiP gene encoding thiamine/thiamine pyrophosphate ABC transporter permease ThiP produces the protein MATRREPLIPGWLWPGLIAALLMAAVALAAFAALWTHAPHTDARALLNDSYLWHVVRFSFWQAFLSALISVVPAIPLARALYRRRFPGRRTLLRLCAMTLILPVLVAIFGLLSVYGRSGWLAALCAALGIEWSFSPYGLQGILLAHLFFNMPMATRLLYQTLTQIPGEQRQLAAQLGMRGWDFFRLVEWPWLRRQIPPVAALIFMLCFASFATVLALGGGPQATTIELAIYQALSYDYDPGRAALLALIQMGCCLSLILLSQRLSKAIPVGATLVRGWRNPEDSWRSKLTDGLLIAAALLLLLPPLLAVLVDGLSGDIRHALADPALWRALWTSLRIALAAGLLCVILTMMLLWSIRELHLRHRRLAGQSLELCGVLILAMPGIVLATGFFLLLNATIGLPERADAIVIFTNALMAIPYALKVLDNPMRDIAARYGALCASLEIRGLNRLRLVEARALRVPLAQAMAFACVLSIGDFGVVALFGNEDFRTLPFYLYQQIGAYRSDAGAVTALLLLMLCFLLFTLIEKLPGRHADTD, from the coding sequence ATGGCAACGCGCCGTGAGCCGCTGATCCCAGGCTGGCTCTGGCCGGGCCTCATCGCCGCCCTGCTGATGGCAGCGGTGGCGCTGGCGGCCTTCGCGGCGCTCTGGACGCACGCGCCGCACACCGATGCCCGCGCCCTGCTGAACGACAGCTACCTGTGGCATGTGGTGCGCTTCTCCTTCTGGCAGGCGTTTCTCTCGGCCCTGATCTCCGTCGTGCCTGCCATTCCTCTTGCCCGCGCGCTCTACCGCCGTCGCTTTCCGGGGCGGCGAACGCTGCTGCGCCTGTGCGCCATGACGCTTATCCTGCCCGTGCTGGTGGCGATTTTCGGCCTGCTCAGCGTTTACGGGCGCAGCGGCTGGCTTGCCGCCCTCTGCGCGGCGCTCGGCATCGAATGGTCTTTTTCGCCCTACGGCTTACAGGGCATTCTGCTGGCGCACCTCTTTTTTAATATGCCGATGGCGACCCGTCTGCTGTACCAGACCCTGACGCAGATCCCCGGCGAACAGCGCCAGCTGGCCGCGCAGCTGGGCATGCGCGGCTGGGATTTCTTCCGACTGGTGGAGTGGCCCTGGCTGCGCCGCCAAATCCCACCGGTGGCCGCGCTCATTTTTATGCTGTGCTTTGCAAGCTTCGCCACGGTGCTGGCGCTCGGCGGCGGGCCGCAAGCCACCACCATTGAGCTTGCCATCTATCAGGCGCTGAGCTACGACTACGATCCGGGCCGGGCCGCGCTGCTGGCGTTGATTCAGATGGGCTGCTGTCTGTCGCTTATTCTGCTTAGTCAACGGCTTAGCAAAGCGATTCCGGTCGGCGCGACGCTGGTGCGCGGCTGGCGCAACCCGGAAGATTCGTGGCGCAGCAAACTGACTGACGGCCTGTTGATTGCCGCCGCGCTGCTGCTGCTGCTGCCGCCGCTGCTGGCGGTGCTGGTAGATGGCCTGAGCGGCGACATTCGCCACGCGCTCGCCGACCCGGCCTTGTGGCGCGCGCTCTGGACATCATTGCGCATCGCGCTTGCCGCAGGCCTGCTGTGCGTTATCCTGACCATGATGCTGCTCTGGAGCATCCGCGAGCTCCACCTGCGACACCGCCGTCTTGCGGGGCAAAGCCTGGAGCTCTGCGGCGTGCTGATCCTCGCCATGCCGGGCATCGTGCTCGCGACCGGCTTTTTCCTGCTGCTGAACGCCACCATCGGCCTGCCGGAGCGCGCCGACGCGATAGTGATTTTCACCAACGCGCTGATGGCTATCCCTTACGCGCTGAAAGTGCTGGATAACCCGATGCGTGACATCGCCGCACGTTACGGCGCGCTCTGCGCGTCGCTTGAGATTCGCGGCCTGAACCGGCTGCGACTGGTGGAGGCGCGCGCGCTGCGCGTACCGCTCGCGCAGGCGATGGCGTTCGCCTGCGTGCTGTCGATTGGCGATTTCGGCGTGGTGGCCCTGTTCGGCAATGAGGATTTCCGCACGTTGCCGTTTTACCTCTACCAGCAGATTGGCGCTTATCGCAGCGATGCGGGCGCGGTGACGGCGCTGCTGCTGCTCATGCTCTGTTTTCTGCTGTTCACCTTGATTGAAAAACTTCCGGGGCGCCATGCTGACACTGACTGA
- the thiB gene encoding thiamine ABC transporter substrate binding subunit has translation MLKKLLPLLALVAVPAFAKPVLTVYTYDSFSSEWGPGPKIKTAFEAQCGCELKYVALEDGVSLLNRLRMEGKNSKADVVLGLDNNLLQAATATGLFAKSGVPADAVTVPGGWSNDTFVPFDYGWFAFVYDKNKLKNPPKSLKELVESDQKWRVIYEDPRTSTPGLGLLLWMQKVYGDKTADAWQKLAAKTVTVTKGWSEAYGLFLKGEGDLVLSYTTSPAYHIIEEKKENYAAANFSEGHYLQVEVAGRTAASKQPELAEKFLKFMVSPAFQNAIPTGNWMYPVAGVALPEGFNALTKPHTSLQFTAEDVAAQRAQWTSEWQRAVSR, from the coding sequence GTGTTAAAAAAACTGCTTCCGCTGCTGGCGCTGGTCGCCGTCCCGGCTTTTGCCAAACCTGTACTGACCGTCTACACCTACGATTCCTTCTCCTCCGAATGGGGCCCTGGCCCGAAAATCAAAACCGCTTTTGAGGCGCAGTGCGGCTGCGAGCTGAAATACGTGGCGCTGGAAGATGGCGTCTCGCTGCTCAACCGCCTGCGCATGGAAGGCAAAAACAGCAAAGCCGATGTGGTGCTGGGGCTTGATAACAACCTGCTGCAGGCCGCGACCGCCACCGGGTTGTTCGCGAAAAGTGGCGTCCCGGCAGACGCGGTCACTGTGCCTGGCGGCTGGAGTAACGACACGTTCGTGCCGTTCGACTATGGCTGGTTCGCCTTCGTCTATGACAAAAACAAGCTGAAAAACCCGCCGAAAAGCCTGAAAGAACTGGTGGAGAGCGACCAGAAATGGCGCGTCATTTATGAAGATCCTCGCACCAGCACGCCAGGGCTTGGCCTGCTGCTCTGGATGCAGAAAGTCTATGGCGACAAAACGGCGGACGCGTGGCAGAAACTCGCGGCGAAAACCGTCACCGTCACGAAGGGCTGGAGCGAAGCCTACGGCCTGTTCCTGAAAGGCGAAGGCGATCTGGTGCTGAGCTACACCACCTCGCCGGCCTACCACATTATCGAAGAGAAAAAAGAGAACTACGCCGCCGCGAACTTTAGCGAAGGCCACTATTTGCAGGTGGAAGTCGCCGGGCGCACCGCCGCCAGCAAACAGCCGGAACTGGCGGAAAAATTCCTCAAATTTATGGTGTCGCCTGCGTTCCAGAATGCGATCCCGACCGGCAACTGGATGTATCCGGTCGCGGGTGTCGCGCTGCCGGAGGGCTTCAACGCGCTGACGAAACCGCACACCTCGCTACAATTCACCGCTGAGGATGTGGCCGCGCAGCGCGCGCAATGGACGAGCGAATGGCAACGCGCCGTGAGCCGCTGA
- the sgrR gene encoding HTH-type transcriptional regulator SgrR, which yields MPSGRLQQQFIRLWQCCDGKPQETTLNELADLLNCSRRHMRTLLNAMQARGWLTWEAEAGRGKRSRLRFLYTGLALQQQRAEDLLEQDRIDQLVQIVGDKSAVRQMLLSHLGRSFRQGRHILRVLYYRPLQNLLPGSALRRSETHIARQIFSGLTRINEENGELEADIAHHWQQISPFHWRFFLRPGIHFHHGRELDMLDVISSLQRICALPLYAHIHQVVSPTAWTLDIHLSEPDDWLPWLLGSVPAMILPREWPDLPKFASQPVGTGPYAVVRNNSTQLKIHAFDDYFGYRALIDEVNFWVLPDIGEELSCAVQLEGPTREPEEKAVESRLEEGCYYLLFDSRSRVGAMPQVRRWISHLFTPARLLHHAAPQYQRIWFPAYGLLPRWHHAPQILEAQKPAGLERLTLTFYGDHNENQIIGALLRDILAQEQVELELREVSYEEWYQGEITSDLWLNSANFTLPLDFSLFAQLCEVPLIQRCIPLDWQGDAQRWRTGALNLPQWCRTMLERQDILPLIHHWLMLQGQRSMRGVRMNTLGWFDFKSAWFAPPEP from the coding sequence ATGCCTTCAGGTCGTCTGCAACAGCAATTCATCCGCCTGTGGCAATGCTGCGACGGCAAGCCGCAGGAAACCACGCTCAATGAACTGGCGGATCTGCTTAACTGCTCGCGCCGCCATATGCGTACGCTGCTGAATGCGATGCAGGCGCGCGGCTGGCTGACGTGGGAGGCTGAAGCCGGACGCGGCAAGCGCTCCAGACTGCGTTTTCTCTATACCGGGCTCGCGCTTCAGCAGCAGCGGGCGGAAGATCTGCTGGAGCAGGACAGGATCGATCAGCTGGTGCAGATCGTCGGCGATAAATCCGCCGTGCGCCAGATGCTGCTCTCGCATCTTGGCCGCAGCTTCCGGCAGGGGCGTCATATCCTGCGCGTGCTTTACTATCGGCCGCTGCAAAACCTGCTGCCCGGCAGCGCGCTGCGCCGCTCAGAAACCCATATCGCCCGGCAAATCTTCAGCGGGCTGACGCGCATAAACGAGGAAAACGGGGAACTGGAAGCGGATATCGCTCATCACTGGCAGCAGATTTCCCCTTTTCACTGGCGCTTTTTCTTACGCCCCGGCATTCATTTTCATCATGGCCGCGAGCTCGACATGCTCGATGTCATCAGCTCGCTGCAACGTATCTGCGCCCTGCCGCTGTACGCCCATATCCATCAGGTCGTCTCTCCCACCGCCTGGACGCTCGATATTCACCTGAGCGAGCCGGATGACTGGCTGCCGTGGCTGCTCGGCAGCGTGCCGGCGATGATCCTCCCGCGCGAATGGCCGGATTTGCCCAAATTCGCCAGCCAGCCGGTCGGCACCGGCCCCTACGCGGTGGTGCGCAATAACAGCACGCAGCTGAAAATTCACGCCTTCGACGACTACTTCGGCTACCGGGCGCTTATCGACGAAGTGAATTTCTGGGTGCTGCCGGATATCGGCGAAGAGTTAAGCTGCGCCGTGCAGCTCGAAGGCCCGACGCGCGAGCCTGAAGAGAAAGCCGTCGAAAGCCGGCTCGAAGAGGGCTGTTACTACCTGCTGTTTGATTCCCGCTCGCGCGTCGGGGCCATGCCGCAGGTCAGGCGCTGGATAAGCCATCTGTTCACGCCCGCGCGCCTCTTGCACCACGCCGCGCCACAGTATCAGCGCATCTGGTTCCCGGCCTATGGCCTGCTGCCGCGCTGGCACCACGCGCCGCAAATTCTGGAGGCCCAAAAGCCCGCCGGGCTGGAGCGCCTGACGCTCACCTTCTATGGCGATCATAATGAGAACCAAATTATCGGCGCGCTTTTACGCGATATCCTGGCGCAGGAGCAGGTCGAGCTGGAGCTGCGTGAAGTGAGCTATGAGGAGTGGTATCAGGGCGAAATAACCAGCGATTTGTGGCTAAACAGCGCCAACTTCACGCTGCCGCTCGATTTCTCGCTGTTTGCGCAGCTGTGCGAAGTGCCGCTCATCCAGCGCTGTATCCCGCTCGACTGGCAGGGCGACGCGCAGCGCTGGCGCACCGGCGCGCTCAATCTGCCGCAGTGGTGCCGCACCATGCTGGAGCGGCAGGATATCTTACCGCTTATCCACCACTGGCTGATGTTGCAGGGCCAGCGCAGCATGCGCGGCGTGAGGATGAACACCCTCGGCTGGTTTGATTTTAAATCCGCCTGGTTCGCGCCACCCGAGCCGTAA
- the sgrT gene encoding glucose uptake inhibitor SgrT, which produces MKTSSTGRFYQRYFSVTQRLSGSWLARLSSRAPQHMLNEVMQWEATFPVTFKRR; this is translated from the coding sequence ATGAAAACGTCGTCAACTGGCAGGTTTTATCAACGGTATTTTAGCGTAACGCAGCGTCTTTCCGGCTCATGGCTGGCCCGCCTGAGCAGCAGGGCGCCGCAACACATGCTGAATGAAGTGATGCAGTGGGAAGCGACTTTCCCGGTGACGTTTAAGCGCCGCTAA
- a CDS encoding sugar efflux transporter — MLWFLTPARRLNLVYLAFMIVAFMMGVAGALQAPTLSLFLSREVGAPPFWVGLFYTVNAIAGIAVSLLLAKRSDSRGDRRKLILFCCLMAVGNCVLFAFNRHYLTLITAGVMLASLANTAMPQLFALAREYADNSAREAVMFSSVMRAQLSLAWVIGPPLSFMLALSFGFTTMFLIAAGIFALSLAIIFFALPSVARIAQPADMALTQVSGWKDKNVRMLFIASVLMWTCNTMYIIDMPLWVSQDLALPESLAGVLMGTAAGLEIPAMLLAGLYVKRFGKKPMMLLAVGAGVLFYAGLNLFHSREALLGLQLFNAVFIGVVAGIGMIWFQDLMPGRAGSATTLFSNSIGTGVILAGVVQGALVESFGHYAVYPVIAALALVALGLTSRVKDV, encoded by the coding sequence ATGTTGTGGTTCCTTACGCCTGCAAGACGTCTCAATCTGGTCTATCTCGCCTTTATGATCGTCGCTTTTATGATGGGGGTGGCGGGAGCGCTACAGGCACCGACGCTGAGCCTGTTTCTGAGCCGGGAAGTCGGCGCGCCGCCGTTCTGGGTCGGGCTGTTTTATACGGTTAACGCCATCGCCGGGATTGCAGTCAGCCTGCTGCTGGCGAAGCGCTCCGACAGCCGTGGCGACCGGCGCAAGCTGATCCTTTTTTGTTGTCTGATGGCGGTCGGCAACTGCGTGCTGTTCGCCTTTAACCGTCACTATCTGACGCTGATTACCGCGGGCGTGATGCTGGCGTCGCTCGCGAACACCGCCATGCCGCAGCTCTTTGCCCTGGCGCGCGAATATGCCGATAACTCCGCCCGCGAGGCCGTGATGTTCAGCTCGGTGATGCGCGCCCAGCTATCGCTCGCCTGGGTTATCGGGCCGCCGCTCTCATTTATGCTGGCGCTGAGCTTCGGTTTCACCACCATGTTTTTAATCGCCGCCGGGATTTTTGCGCTGAGCCTGGCGATTATCTTTTTCGCGCTGCCGTCGGTGGCGCGCATTGCGCAGCCTGCCGACATGGCGCTGACGCAGGTGAGCGGCTGGAAAGACAAAAACGTGCGGATGCTGTTTATCGCCTCGGTGCTGATGTGGACCTGCAACACGATGTATATCATTGATATGCCGCTGTGGGTGAGTCAGGATTTAGCGCTGCCGGAGAGCCTCGCGGGCGTGCTGATGGGCACCGCGGCGGGGCTTGAGATCCCGGCGATGCTGTTGGCCGGGTTGTACGTGAAGCGGTTCGGTAAAAAACCGATGATGCTGCTGGCGGTGGGCGCAGGCGTGCTGTTCTACGCGGGGCTGAATCTCTTCCACAGCCGAGAGGCGCTGCTGGGGTTGCAGCTTTTTAACGCGGTCTTTATTGGGGTTGTCGCCGGGATTGGGATGATCTGGTTTCAGGATTTAATGCCGGGTCGCGCCGGCTCCGCCACCACGCTGTTTAGCAACAGCATCGGGACGGGGGTTATCCTCGCGGGTGTGGTGCAAGGGGCGCTGGTGGAGAGTTTCGGACATTACGCCGTGTATCCGGTGATTGCGGCGCTTGCGCTGGTGGCGCTGGGGCTGACGAGCCGGGTGAAGGACGTTTAA
- the leuD gene encoding 3-isopropylmalate dehydratase small subunit, whose protein sequence is MAEKFTQHTGLVVPLDAANVDTDAIIPKQFLQKVTRTGFGAHLFNDWRFLDDKGEQPNPEFVLNFPEYKGASILLARENFGCGSSREHAPWALTDYGFKVVIAPSFADIFYGNSFNNQLLPVTLSDEEVDEMFALVKANPGIRFEVDLEAQVVKAGEKSYAFSIDAFRRHCMLNGLDSIGLTLQHDDAIAAYEKKQPAFMG, encoded by the coding sequence ATGGCAGAGAAATTTACCCAACACACCGGTCTGGTGGTTCCGCTGGATGCGGCGAACGTGGATACCGACGCGATCATCCCGAAGCAGTTTCTGCAAAAGGTCACCCGCACCGGCTTTGGCGCGCACCTGTTTAACGACTGGCGCTTTCTGGACGACAAAGGCGAGCAGCCGAACCCGGAGTTCGTCCTGAATTTCCCGGAGTATAAGGGCGCGTCGATTTTGCTGGCGCGCGAGAACTTCGGCTGCGGCTCGTCGCGCGAGCACGCGCCGTGGGCGCTGACCGATTACGGTTTTAAAGTAGTGATTGCGCCGAGCTTCGCCGATATTTTTTACGGCAACAGCTTTAATAACCAGTTGCTGCCGGTCACGCTCAGCGATGAAGAAGTGGATGAGATGTTTGCGCTGGTGAAGGCTAACCCCGGCATCCGCTTTGAAGTGGATCTGGAGGCGCAGGTGGTGAAAGCGGGTGAGAAATCTTACGCCTTCAGCATCGACGCGTTTCGTCGCCACTGTATGCTGAACGGGCTCGACAGCATTGGCCTTACGCTGCAACACGACGACGCCATCGCCGCGTATGAGAAAAAACAGCCCGCGTTTATGGGCTGA
- the leuC gene encoding 3-isopropylmalate dehydratase large subunit — MAKTLYQKLFDAHVVHEAPNETPLLYIDRHLVHEVTSPQAFDGLRAHGRPVRQPRKTFATMDHNVSTQTKDINASGEMARIQMQELIKNCNEFGVELYDLNHPYQGIVHVMGPEQGITLPGMTIVCGDSHTATHGAFGALAFGIGTSEVEHVLATQTLKQGRAKTMKIEVNGTAAPGITAKDIVLAIIGKTGSAGGTGYVVEFCGDAIRALSMEGRMTLCNMAIEMGAKAGLVAPDETTFNYVKGRLHAPKGQDFADAVEYWKTLKTDDGAQFDAVVTLNAEDIAPQVTWGTNPGQVISVSDAIPDPASFSDPVERASAEKALAYMGLKPGVPLTDVAIDKVFIGSCTNSRIEDLRAAAEIAKGRKVAPGVQALVVPGSGPVKAQAEAEGLDKIFIEAGFEWRLPGCSMCLAMNNDRLNPGERCASTSNRNFEGRQGRGGRTHLVSPAMAAAAAVTGHFADIRSLK, encoded by the coding sequence ATGGCAAAGACCTTATATCAGAAGCTGTTTGACGCTCACGTGGTTCATGAGGCCCCGAACGAAACGCCGCTGCTCTACATCGACCGCCACCTGGTGCATGAAGTCACCTCGCCGCAAGCATTTGACGGCCTGCGCGCGCATGGTCGCCCGGTGCGCCAGCCGCGTAAAACCTTCGCGACGATGGATCACAACGTCTCCACCCAGACCAAAGACATCAACGCCTCCGGTGAAATGGCCCGCATCCAGATGCAGGAGCTGATTAAGAACTGCAACGAGTTCGGCGTCGAGCTCTATGACCTGAACCATCCGTATCAGGGTATCGTGCATGTCATGGGGCCTGAGCAAGGCATCACCCTGCCGGGGATGACCATTGTCTGCGGCGACTCCCACACCGCCACCCACGGCGCGTTCGGCGCGCTGGCGTTCGGTATCGGCACGTCGGAAGTGGAACATGTGCTGGCGACGCAGACCCTCAAGCAGGGCCGCGCGAAGACCATGAAGATTGAGGTGAACGGCACGGCCGCGCCGGGCATCACCGCGAAAGACATTGTGCTGGCGATCATCGGTAAAACCGGCAGCGCCGGCGGCACCGGCTATGTGGTGGAGTTCTGCGGCGACGCCATCCGCGCGCTGAGCATGGAAGGCCGCATGACGCTGTGCAACATGGCGATTGAAATGGGTGCCAAAGCGGGCCTGGTCGCACCGGATGAAACCACGTTTAACTATGTCAAAGGCCGTCTGCACGCGCCGAAAGGCCAGGATTTTGCTGACGCCGTCGAATACTGGAAGACGCTGAAAACCGACGACGGCGCGCAGTTTGACGCCGTGGTGACGCTGAATGCCGAAGATATCGCGCCGCAGGTCACCTGGGGCACCAATCCAGGGCAGGTTATTTCGGTTAGCGATGCCATCCCCGACCCGGCCTCTTTCTCCGATCCGGTCGAGCGCGCCTCCGCTGAAAAAGCGCTGGCTTATATGGGCCTGAAACCTGGCGTGCCGCTGACCGATGTGGCTATCGACAAAGTCTTTATCGGCTCCTGCACCAACTCGCGTATTGAAGACTTGCGCGCCGCCGCCGAAATCGCCAAAGGCCGTAAAGTGGCGCCGGGGGTACAGGCGCTGGTCGTGCCGGGCTCCGGGCCGGTAAAAGCGCAGGCCGAAGCAGAAGGGCTCGATAAAATTTTCATCGAGGCGGGTTTCGAATGGCGCCTGCCGGGCTGCTCTATGTGCCTTGCGATGAACAACGATCGTCTGAATCCGGGCGAGCGCTGCGCCTCCACCAGCAACCGTAACTTCGAAGGCCGTCAGGGCCGCGGCGGACGCACGCATCTGGTGAGCCCGGCGATGGCCGCCGCCGCCGCTGTGACCGGCCATTTCGCCGATATCCGTAGCCTGAAATAA